In the Streptobacillus moniliformis DSM 12112 genome, one interval contains:
- a CDS encoding MurR/RpiR family transcriptional regulator, with the protein MKYITLIQSFYPSFSKQEIKVADYVIKEKDAICFMPLHEITKKINVSEATIVRFVKKIGFKGFIDFKLEVAREIATIEDERNTKEHYIENIEYNIIETIKNTKNLINKEDVENAIEAIENSKKLYVFGMGASGVAALEFQNRFMRFGKIGHSVSDGHFQVMYASTTTEKDVIVVISLSGETVDLIYPLSIAKENGCKIIAITNYILSPIAKLSDIVILTSGKETLLNGGALVSKMSQLYIIDVLATGYALRNSKKAKLVRQGMAEAIANKNK; encoded by the coding sequence ATGAAATACATTACTCTGATACAGTCGTTTTACCCATCTTTTAGTAAACAGGAAATAAAAGTTGCAGATTATGTAATTAAAGAAAAAGATGCAATTTGTTTTATGCCTCTTCATGAAATTACTAAGAAAATAAATGTATCAGAAGCAACAATAGTTAGATTTGTTAAAAAAATTGGATTTAAAGGTTTTATTGATTTTAAACTTGAAGTGGCAAGAGAAATAGCTACAATAGAAGATGAAAGAAATACTAAAGAACATTATATAGAAAATATTGAATATAACATAATAGAAACTATAAAAAATACAAAAAATTTAATTAATAAAGAAGATGTAGAAAATGCTATAGAAGCAATAGAAAATTCCAAAAAACTATATGTATTTGGAATGGGAGCATCAGGAGTTGCTGCACTTGAATTTCAAAATAGATTTATGAGATTTGGCAAGATTGGACATAGTGTAAGTGATGGACATTTTCAGGTAATGTATGCTTCAACAACTACAGAAAAAGATGTGATAGTTGTAATAAGTTTATCTGGTGAAACTGTGGATTTAATTTATCCGCTATCAATAGCTAAGGAAAATGGTTGTAAGATAATTGCTATCACAAACTATATATTATCTCCAATTGCTAAATTATCAGATATTGTCATACTTACCTCAGGTAAAGAAACACTACTTAATGGTGGAGCATTAGTATCTAAAATGTCGCAGCTATATATTATAGATGTTTTAGCTACAGGATATGCTCTTAGAAATAGTAAAAAAGCAAAATTAGTAAGACAGGGTATGGCAGAGGCTATAGCCAACAAGAATAAATAG
- a CDS encoding kelch repeat-containing protein gives MKFKFLKNVGHELGLTSMLCSKIGKYILIYGGSNFPNGTPPYGMRTMYNDMYLYDVDFNLVSKQSGKISPDKAIVVNYDDKIYLISGAGNTKIYEYTLDGTKIIETEIFDLGFEIVGGFGGVYNEKIYFGKEYIYEFNLKTRKLSKLDKVMGEVREQFLNFISNGRLYLFSGASNICCLDSYVYDINKREWRKIDDTPTCLTAATSCMLDDNNFLVVGGCNKKIYDEAIQRLGEIEFKIEYFARKREDFKWNKNIYIFNTLEEKFTLLSDGDILNATCGSSMIKIDKKVYLINGEIKPGYRTPQVLIGDFT, from the coding sequence GTGAAATTTAAATTTTTAAAAAATGTAGGACATGAATTAGGGCTAACATCTATGTTATGCTCAAAAATAGGTAAATATATATTAATATATGGAGGATCTAATTTTCCAAATGGTACACCACCATATGGAATGAGGACAATGTATAATGATATGTATTTATATGATGTAGATTTTAATTTAGTTTCTAAACAGAGTGGTAAAATTAGCCCTGATAAAGCAATAGTAGTAAATTATGATGATAAGATATATTTAATTTCAGGAGCAGGAAATACGAAAATATATGAATACACACTAGATGGAACTAAGATTATTGAAACAGAGATCTTTGATTTAGGTTTTGAAATTGTTGGTGGATTTGGTGGTGTATATAACGAGAAGATTTATTTTGGAAAAGAGTATATATATGAATTTAATTTGAAAACACGAAAATTAAGTAAACTTGATAAAGTTATGGGTGAAGTTAGAGAGCAATTTTTAAACTTCATATCTAACGGCAGGTTATACTTATTTAGTGGTGCCTCAAATATTTGTTGCCTAGATTCATATGTATATGATATAAATAAAAGAGAGTGGCGTAAAATAGATGACACTCCTACATGCCTTACTGCTGCAACCTCTTGTATGCTAGATGATAATAATTTTTTAGTTGTGGGAGGTTGCAATAAGAAGATTTATGATGAGGCTATACAAAGATTAGGTGAAATAGAATTTAAAATAGAATATTTTGCTAGAAAAAGAGAAGATTTTAAATGGAATAAAAACATTTATATATTTAACACATTAGAAGAAAAATTTACTCTATTATCTGATGGAGATATATTAAATGCAACCTGTGGTTCATCTATGATAAAAATTGATAAAAAAGTTTATTTAATTAATGGAGAAATAAAACCTGGCTATAGAACACCTCAAGTTTTAATAGGTGATTTCACATGA